The DNA window AGCCCAAGGTTAAGCCACCAATGGTGTTGCCAGAGTCTTCTTCACTTCTCCGGAGCGGTTCTCTTGCATCTACATTGACACAAGATGATTCTGAcgcttctatatatatatatatatgttctccCAGTATAAACTAACCCATACTTAATttgtatacaatttttttttttgtacaaatgAAAATATTCATGACGTCTATTTTAAGAGCATTAATTACtaacgagttttttttttttttttagtttaacatgggtgtccgggccagcttgcgtgcacctcgactaattccacgggccctgaagttaatgaccatgtaatcctccagtggccatcatatgagcaaccacagggctcgaacctaaaACCATAGAGGGAACAAATCTCTTGATCCTAAACTTTTACCAATAGACCATCACCTAGATAGTTATAGTTATTAGTAACGAGTTTTTGTTATCACTGAAGGCGTTGATAACAAATTTTCATTACCAACAGCACTATTGGAATCTCAGTTGATTTACAATATTATAGCTCTATATGGctatatatgtttgttttcataGTTCGGGATGGCATGGCCTGTATTTTCTCGGATCTTTGTCTCATCAAGATGGAGGCagctaaataatataaatttgcaCAAAACGACGTCTTCAACCCGTCCGGAAAATTAGACTAGCTAGTACAGGAATATAGCATTAGAATTTGTTTGTagcatataagaaaattaattaagaaacagTCAACTGTGTCTTTCTTCACTGAAACTACGCTCTATTTATTTATGGTGAGATCTGAATTTTACttaaactataaattttaaaatatttactgttaattaatacatatatatataagttcttCAATGCTAAGATATTGGTGGTATATATAAAAGGCGagtgaaacaaatgaaaaaaacaagaaaaaggcaTTATTTTGCCCACTTCCTTTTTTAATCGTCGGCCACAATATATGCTTACTATTTATTCAGCTAGGACAGATCATTAGTTTTTAAATCTCTGTTCTTGTctttaattaattgagtttCTTCCTGGTTACTCTAATGATGATTCTAGAAAGCTAAAGATTATTTGTCCCCAATTCGgtccttcaatttctttcaaggGAAGCCCTCAATATATACTTATTCTCAATTGTATTTATCCAaatctataaattttatcaCTTAGGTTCCAAAGATTCTCTACATTTCTTATCTCTGTCCCTTtgcctctctttcttttaatagtttgagtctaatatatatatatatatatttcatgcaCTAAAATAGTGCCAATTTGAAGAACAttaattgaaaagttaatgaatattagtatttttagtataattaatgtGTTTATTATGCACCAAAAcgacaataatttaaaaaacaatgttgataAACATGAACGAAGATACTTGGAAAAcaattgataaaaagaaaaaaaaaaaaaaaaaccttttgagaTGATTTGGTAGCTGCCCCTCAACTTACATGTTCCCTTTTCTGGCCTTTCGGAAAAGACAGCACTTCGACAAGTTCATTGAAATTGAGAGGCAGGTATTAATCATCAGTTGGCACGTCACTCTCTTTCGATTAATCATCTCCTATATAAGTTGTGTCCAAATGTCAAAATATTTCTGGGGACACTACGTGTTTCTTATGTAACAACTTTAATTTGtcgaatttgatttttaaaaattatttgttggagttttatatattttagatatttatataatagttaattttaaaatttataaaatttattaaaaaacatataagttGATTCCaacatttatattataataataataaaaaagtatggTGCTAAGGCACCACCTCCCCCAAAACGTACCTTGATTTTGAAGTTACCTTGATATTAACatactttaatttaatatttgagatcTTTCACATTAATTTATCCCGTCTCCTGACTTTGAGTGAATGctagaaagacaaaataaaaagaaataatatgatatcattaattttctattaGTTTTAATGTGATATAATTATATGTTCATAATTAATATAGGAAAGCAAATGTGACATCACTTAAAAGCGTTCGacataattttcaatctttAGTTGTGAGGCTGATCCCCTACCACTCCATTAttaaacaattctttttttatttgacaataaaagtatttttgaatcaaTTCAAGAATTAACATAgtaattaaataagttttttttatttaacaacaaaaatactttcagatagattaattaaactaggattaattttttttctcaaatgatTTAGTGCAactttgcattaattttaatatattaaaaaaatttataatttatctcaATACTAACTCTAAGATTTATATAcagaaatcaaaaaaataaaataataatatctctaaattaaattattaaacaattaaaaaccacCTTGCTCTCTCGTTGATCAGCCATGACATCCATGCCATGCCACCCAATTTCTCTCGCGGCTCAGGCTTAGCTAGCAAGAGCCGTATAGCCAAGCCAAACACTTGGCTCCACGTCAGTGACCTTTCAAACGATTAGCTCCCTGCACACGGATTCATTCATATTGGACACGCGTCAGCAGTGGAGCCGattgttttgtttcttcatGGCTAAGCTAAATCAAAAGCCAATGTTTCCGTGGACCCCATCAGCTTATGTCAGCTTCAATTTGCctttaaaaaaagcaacaaagtTTTAAACGCCATCATAGTGCCCACTGACTGGAAAGCCAATCCCTGTACACATACggtattttatacataaaacatacGGTTATGGACGAATACACCCTTGAACAGGTATTTTCCATGCCCATGGTGGGTTCCACCAATTTTGCCATAAATATGAGCCCCCTACGCTGCAATTCTTCCGTTTCCTCCTCcttcctccctccctcccctcTCTATCGAGCAATTTCTATAGCCATGCTGTCCACAGTTTCGGCCACTTACCCATTGGTTGAACCGATGCTCGACAACCCATTTCAGTTCTTTGAGAATGGTTTTACGCCTTGGGACTGTTTCGACCCCTTTCCAAGTGCTCCTCAATCACCAAAACCTTTTGGTTCGAGTTCCGGTTCGGATGAGTCCAACCTGTTGGACCAGAACCCTGACAATTCAAACTCAAACTCCGGCTCCGATGAACCAAACCCTCCGGTTTCGGTCATAGACGAAAGGAAACGTAGGCGGATGGTATCAAACCGGGAGTCGGCAAGGCGGTCTCGGATGCGAAAACAGAAGCACATGGACAACCTAAGGAACCAGGTGAACCGGCTTAGGGTTGAGAACCGTGAACTGACGAACCGGTTGCGGATTGTTTTGTACCATTGCCACAGTGTACGAACAGAAAACGACTGGCTCCGGTCTGAATATAGTATGCTCCGAAAAAAGCTGTCGGAAACAAGCCAAATCTTGATGATGAGGCAACTCCAACAATTCACGTCCGCATGGCCatgcaataatattatttctgcCACCGAATAAATACCTCCATCATTAATCACTTATTCATAAgctatttaataataaaaataaatcatgaaattattcACAGTTAAAACAGGAAGAAAAAGAGGCTTTATTCGTAGTTGCTGctataaagcaaagaaaaacataatggAGGGGCTTTCGGTGATTTTTGGTAAAGGGTGTTTTCCAGGGCAAAATACTTGGCTTGTTGTCTTGTAAAAAGGATAGTTAACtagtgtttgattattttaagcAATATCATGCTCTCTTTTGCTGTTCTTTTGAGTCTAAATTTAGCACTGCTTTTTAAGCTCCACTTAATTAgattatgaaatatatatatatatatatatatatatatatatatatatatagaacataATCGGCCGGCCATATGTGTGATGATGGGCAACTTCCAAAGTTAATGTTGGTATCTTCCAAAGTTATTTGAGGGATAAGGTTCTTTCCAATTTCTAAtgagcttgttttttttattataaaggaGAGGTATAATTTCAAGATTCTTTAGAAAAGAGGAGATTAATTGGCTTCTTTTATTATAcccattttatttaatcaagcaTTGCTATGGTATGCCATAATTATCTATTAGTCTGggttcacacacacacatatatatctCCTCTTCACCCGCATGCCTTCACAAATAGCATGCATCCAATGCTTGATTGAATTACATACAAAAggagttaattaattataaccCTGTCCctgtaattaatttattaaaattaatgaatttattattatagtataaaaaataactaaataccATTTTGACCAGGTGTTGATCATGTTTAATTGATTTGGTAAGGATTGGTGAATTCCTTTCTCTCTTGGTTGATTTGTAACAAGCACCTGCGTAGATGAGAAGGCAATGGGGGCAATAAAGTAGGTATCGCAATACATCACAAAATTCTCCTTCTTGAAAATATGTACTTCTCCAAACCCAGAAGCAAA is part of the Populus trichocarpa isolate Nisqually-1 chromosome 7, P.trichocarpa_v4.1, whole genome shotgun sequence genome and encodes:
- the LOC7497736 gene encoding basic leucine zipper 43, encoding MDEYTLEQVFSMPMVGSTNFAINMSPLRCNSSVSSSFLPPSPLYRAISIAMLSTVSATYPLVEPMLDNPFQFFENGFTPWDCFDPFPSAPQSPKPFGSSSGSDESNLLDQNPDNSNSNSGSDEPNPPVSVIDERKRRRMVSNRESARRSRMRKQKHMDNLRNQVNRLRVENRELTNRLRIVLYHCHSVRTENDWLRSEYSMLRKKLSETSQILMMRQLQQFTSAWPCNNIISATE